The genomic window CCTGCTGCTCGTCCTTGACGTCGTTCACGGTGACCGAGCCTAACCGGGCGGGGCCGGGAGCTCGCACCGGCCGTCCGCGCAGGCGGCCGCGGCCGCCGGTCCCGTGGTCGCCTCCCGGTACTTGGCGGCGGCGAGCACGGTCACCCGGGCGAAGGGCGCCCCCGCCGGAGTCGCCAGCCAGTGGGCCTTGGGCCGGTACTCGGCCAGGGCCCAGAGGCAGACGATCCAGGCGGCGGTGGACCGGTACACCTGGCCTCGGTCCCCGATCACGGTGATCTCCCGCAGCGTGCTCTCGTGATCGAGCTCCGGGAAGCGGCGCCGCGCCTCCGCCGACGCCGCGGGCACGAGGTCGAGCGGGACGAGCCGGCGCTGCCGCAGCAGCCAGTGGCGCAGATGGACGCAGAGCGAGCACTGAGCGTCGTACAGCACGGTCAGCCGCTTCACCGGTACCCCCATCGCCGGCTCACACCCCCGCTGCGGGCGCCGCCCAGGGCCCCTTGTCACCGGTCCCGGTCCACCCCTGCGGCGGGACGGGCGGCGTCTGCTCGCGCTCCATCACGCCGCGCCGGCGGATCTTGTTGAGGACGTAGACGTTGAGCAGATGCATCACCCCGAGCGCGAGCAGCACCACTCCCAGCTTGACGGACAGCGCCTCGAAGAGGCCGCGCGCGTCGGTGACGGTTTCGTCCTGGCCGAGGTAGAGCGCGACGAAGCCGAGGTTGACGAGGTAGAAGCCCACCACCAGCAGGTGCTTGACGGCATCGGCGAGCTTCTCGTTCCCCTGCAGCACGTCGGCGAGAAAGATCCGTCCGTTCCGGCTGAGCGTGCGGGCCACCCAGATGGTGAGCGCGACGCTGATCAGCAGATAGATGGCATACGCGACGACAGTGAGGTCCATTCCCCACCCTCCCTTGAACGCGTTCAAAAGGTCTTGTCATGGACTGTAGGCCTCTTCTTGAGCATGTTCAAGTGGCTTCGGTGCGGCAGGCGGCCCGCGGATACGACAAAGGCCCCGCCCGCCGGAAGTGACGGGTGGGGCCTCGGTTCGGACTGCCTACATGCTCAGCGAGCGGGCGTAGTTGATCTGCCCCATGACCCAGTGCAGGGTCTCCGGGCCGGTCGCCGGGATCATCGTCGTGTGGTGGCGGCCGCCGCTGGTGACGCTGATCTGGATGAAGCCCGTCGTCCGCTTCTCCTTCATCAGCAGGAAGAAGAGCCCCACCAGGCACAGCAAGGAGAAGACCACCGCCAGGACGACGGCGTGCGTGGGGATGCGTTCCTCCGTGCGGGACATGTCGACGGCGTTCCAGACCGCGCCCTTGAGCGGCAGCGTCCCGTTGGGGGTCACGATCGAGTCCTGGAGGACGGTGATGTCGCCGATCGCCAGCAGTGGCACACCCGGTCCGGCGCCCATCGGCGCGAGCGGGGCATCCGGCGCCTGGGGCCAGCCGTAGCCGAAGGCGTTGCCATAGGGGTGGGGCGGCTGCGCCGGGCCC from Streptomyces formicae includes these protein-coding regions:
- a CDS encoding thiol-disulfide oxidoreductase DCC family protein, yielding MGVPVKRLTVLYDAQCSLCVHLRHWLLRQRRLVPLDLVPAASAEARRRFPELDHESTLREITVIGDRGQVYRSTAAWIVCLWALAEYRPKAHWLATPAGAPFARVTVLAAAKYREATTGPAAAAACADGRCELPAPPG